A DNA window from Providencia huaxiensis contains the following coding sequences:
- a CDS encoding DUF637 domain-containing protein, with product MLNEQLPSRSKRILSYTIIFLTAVYPLHPAWGAAMTAADKNTQISQQNNVPIINIAAPNGAGISHNKFQQFNVDKQGAVLNNATTNVNSQIAGQIKANANLKGNAANLIINEVTGSSRSELQGKLEVAGKGANVLIANPNGITCNGCSFVNTPAITLTTGKPILDNKGALSAVEVKKGSVVIGANGLNAEAQTYADIISRATELNGQIKAKNLTLMQGTNRVDFQKGTVTPIAGEGAKPSISVDTKALGGMYANQVKLVSTESGVGINLSNVQANQHDLTLTVDGKITLAGNIQGKKDINVSTKNLQINANANVNAAKDITLATNTLTNNGKVIAGKDMRVFADNVSNTGNSALIQAQDNLWIQKNAKGDLSTLIENKSGTIKTNAGDLVVRTKKLTNMALNTHYKENTIQPTSTSKNLLIDRVREGGGNYDVVMNAKLVNPLPNKWFGVADFSNAFYKEGVLVNTGQSIYSDDSVRIGEIVSGGNAYLNGNQITNDNGIISAKKNLILTGNTLDNSQNTGWKKYTYKNYVIDPSNSGSGIVNIRNIKELILETHYKIQGDVFILELIDNVKTKKGLHSGANLILDFKHSISSENKLPITSSLISKINHIDSPAYLMSAKNIILNSNNINISTNLQSENDLSIIAGQNINIHDAQLVAKQSQSLIANNDLNLKQVNLTAKDSTLIAKNGNLQYSLNPVSAFKDNVLSPPVLNAANSLHIQAGKNITFDNAQLAKTNKLTLSANDNIFIRRDESNLMKLAASEPVANINALLTKTGNWASSGEINLTAGKNIEAHGIAFNSGKSLTFNTGQDILLGSKAIKDVDNVFKTNRYSELRSQLIADGNITLNAARDIDLQSANLQSKDKIIALSGRDLKLTATAYSAIPNPNEDNQDVRYVTSTLSGDKGITLASNGALTAQGSTIKSLDDITLSSGGNVRLESVKTNYRKQSGKKFEELYRQIGTEINSGKTLTILSEGSILFQASRLVAKGAMDIAAKGGYLYAQAMEESSYFEEYKKKCNRWTLCITKKEVRKTRSDKTNKVTEFTAGGDINLYAKDDVTLEATKINAGKNAKITSQTGKVNFKAVKNSQFEQVITNSNGFYITQRNKGYTSDKWVLPALHIGGKLTVDANKGITADVKSKNGQSLENALEALGQTEGTQWLAGLKDHEDVQWNLVKDAYDSWDYKSQSLNPVAAALIMITVAAMTSGTATKFAAWAASGSSGTSAAVISGAAYSGMTALSTQAAIALAENQGNLSKALNSLGKSETVKSIVAQMVISGALNGLDVKMGWTKGNPGNAKLPLLSNGDWNKVAQRVAAQSVISSTVNTTIQGGSFTDNFKSALLSNIGSQINAEGAKLIGDKGDILGHSGKLLGHSVVSGISAEIAGRNAKGAIVGSLAVQLAGITLNNNLINEKEWQKDSEKYAQLSRVLGGFAGAIFTGNAGGVYSGADSGESTFRFNHLLHELAMDFDNEMQKCAGNTNCEATQIKKYAMFSLINSGNLDVEITNNPLVTQDITKTRISNAFDLAKRPYWASYLGFDVM from the coding sequence ATGCTAAATGAACAATTACCTTCTCGCTCAAAGCGGATATTAAGTTACACCATTATTTTCTTAACCGCAGTCTACCCCTTACATCCCGCTTGGGGAGCCGCCATGACGGCAGCAGATAAAAACACCCAAATCAGCCAACAAAATAACGTCCCGATTATTAATATCGCCGCACCGAATGGGGCGGGAATATCCCACAATAAATTTCAACAATTTAATGTGGATAAACAAGGTGCGGTACTCAACAACGCCACCACTAATGTGAATTCCCAAATTGCAGGGCAAATCAAAGCCAATGCGAATTTAAAGGGAAATGCCGCTAATCTGATTATCAACGAAGTTACCGGCAGTAGCCGCTCAGAATTACAAGGTAAGTTGGAAGTAGCAGGCAAAGGGGCGAATGTCTTAATTGCTAACCCGAATGGGATTACCTGCAATGGCTGTAGCTTTGTGAATACCCCAGCGATTACCTTGACCACGGGAAAACCCATTCTGGATAACAAGGGGGCATTGTCTGCGGTTGAGGTGAAAAAAGGCAGTGTGGTTATTGGCGCCAATGGCCTGAATGCCGAAGCACAAACCTATGCCGATATTATCAGCCGCGCCACCGAACTAAATGGGCAAATCAAAGCCAAAAACTTGACCTTGATGCAAGGCACCAACCGTGTCGATTTTCAAAAAGGCACCGTAACACCGATTGCGGGTGAAGGGGCAAAACCCAGTATTTCGGTAGATACCAAAGCACTGGGTGGGATGTATGCCAATCAAGTGAAATTGGTGAGTACTGAATCAGGGGTGGGGATTAACCTCAGCAATGTGCAAGCCAACCAACATGACCTGACGTTAACTGTCGATGGAAAAATTACTCTTGCGGGTAATATCCAAGGGAAAAAAGACATTAATGTCAGCACCAAAAACCTGCAAATTAACGCCAATGCCAACGTGAATGCCGCCAAAGACATCACATTAGCCACCAACACCCTCACCAATAACGGGAAAGTTATCGCTGGTAAGGACATGCGAGTCTTTGCTGATAACGTCAGTAACACAGGAAATAGCGCACTTATTCAGGCACAAGATAATCTGTGGATACAAAAAAATGCCAAGGGTGATTTGAGTACGCTGATTGAGAATAAATCCGGGACGATAAAGACCAATGCGGGGGACTTGGTTGTTCGGACAAAAAAATTGACCAACATGGCGTTAAATACCCACTACAAGGAAAATACGATACAACCGACCTCCACAAGTAAGAACTTATTAATAGACCGAGTTAGAGAAGGAGGCGGGAATTATGATGTGGTCATGAATGCAAAGTTGGTTAACCCTCTTCCTAATAAGTGGTTCGGTGTAGCTGATTTTTCAAATGCATTTTATAAAGAGGGTGTTTTAGTCAATACAGGTCAAAGTATTTACTCTGATGATTCAGTTCGGATCGGAGAAATAGTTAGCGGTGGTAATGCTTATCTTAATGGTAATCAAATCACTAATGATAACGGTATCATTTCCGCTAAGAAAAATTTAATTTTAACCGGTAATACTTTAGATAACAGTCAAAATACTGGCTGGAAAAAATACACCTATAAAAATTATGTCATTGATCCTTCGAACAGTGGAAGTGGAATAGTTAATATTAGAAATATCAAAGAATTAATTTTAGAAACGCATTATAAAATACAAGGTGATGTGTTCATTTTGGAATTGATTGATAATGTAAAAACAAAAAAAGGGTTACATTCAGGTGCGAATCTCATCCTCGATTTTAAACATTCGATCAGCAGTGAGAACAAACTACCTATTACCTCATCACTGATCTCAAAAATAAATCACATCGATTCCCCCGCTTATTTAATGTCAGCAAAAAATATTATTTTAAATTCCAATAATATAAATATTTCTACCAACTTACAGTCTGAAAATGATCTGTCTATTATCGCTGGTCAAAACATCAATATTCATGATGCACAACTGGTTGCAAAACAATCACAAAGCCTAATTGCCAACAACGACCTTAATCTCAAACAGGTTAATTTAACGGCTAAAGACAGCACCTTAATTGCGAAAAATGGCAATCTTCAATATAGCTTAAATCCTGTCTCTGCGTTTAAGGATAATGTCTTATCGCCCCCGGTTCTCAATGCCGCAAATTCGTTACATATCCAAGCGGGTAAAAATATCACTTTTGATAATGCGCAGTTAGCCAAAACGAATAAACTTACCCTTAGTGCTAATGACAATATTTTTATTCGTCGTGATGAATCTAATTTAATGAAACTCGCGGCTTCAGAGCCTGTCGCCAATATCAATGCGTTACTCACAAAAACAGGAAATTGGGCAAGTTCAGGGGAAATAAACCTCACCGCTGGTAAAAATATTGAAGCGCATGGCATTGCCTTCAACAGTGGAAAATCACTGACATTCAATACAGGCCAAGATATTCTTTTAGGCTCTAAAGCGATTAAAGATGTCGACAATGTATTTAAGACCAATCGCTACTCAGAGCTACGCTCACAACTCATCGCGGATGGTAATATTACGTTAAATGCAGCCCGTGATATTGACTTGCAGTCGGCTAACCTTCAGTCCAAAGACAAAATTATTGCACTTTCTGGCCGTGATCTTAAATTAACCGCTACCGCTTACTCTGCCATTCCCAACCCCAACGAAGATAACCAAGATGTACGTTATGTGACCTCGACACTTTCCGGTGACAAAGGCATCACACTGGCCTCCAATGGCGCACTCACTGCACAAGGTAGCACAATCAAATCCCTAGATGACATCACACTCTCAAGCGGTGGAAATGTACGCTTAGAGTCGGTCAAAACGAACTATCGTAAGCAGTCAGGGAAAAAATTTGAAGAGTTATATCGCCAAATTGGCACTGAAATTAACAGTGGTAAAACCCTGACCATTTTGTCTGAGGGGAGCATTCTGTTCCAAGCGTCTCGTCTCGTTGCCAAAGGTGCGATGGATATTGCCGCAAAAGGTGGCTATCTCTATGCGCAAGCCATGGAAGAAAGCAGTTATTTTGAAGAGTATAAAAAGAAATGCAATAGATGGACGCTTTGTATTACGAAAAAGGAAGTGAGAAAAACACGCAGTGATAAAACCAATAAAGTCACTGAATTTACTGCTGGTGGCGACATTAATTTGTATGCCAAGGATGATGTCACATTAGAAGCGACCAAAATTAATGCGGGCAAGAATGCCAAAATCACCAGCCAAACGGGCAAGGTGAATTTTAAAGCGGTCAAAAACTCGCAATTTGAACAGGTGATTACAAATTCAAACGGTTTTTATATCACCCAACGTAATAAAGGCTATACCTCAGATAAATGGGTTTTACCTGCATTGCATATTGGTGGAAAACTAACAGTTGATGCGAATAAAGGGATCACTGCGGATGTTAAATCGAAAAATGGTCAGAGCCTAGAAAATGCCTTAGAGGCTCTTGGTCAAACAGAAGGTACACAGTGGCTTGCAGGCTTAAAAGACCATGAAGATGTGCAGTGGAACTTAGTTAAAGACGCCTATGACAGTTGGGATTATAAAAGCCAGAGTTTAAACCCGGTTGCTGCTGCGCTGATTATGATAACCGTTGCAGCGATGACGTCAGGTACAGCAACTAAATTTGCGGCTTGGGCAGCATCCGGTAGCAGTGGTACGAGTGCTGCGGTGATATCAGGCGCGGCTTACTCTGGTATGACGGCTCTTTCAACACAAGCAGCGATCGCACTGGCTGAAAACCAAGGAAACCTATCCAAAGCGCTTAATTCACTAGGTAAAAGCGAAACAGTTAAATCTATTGTTGCTCAAATGGTGATCTCCGGGGCGCTTAATGGTTTAGATGTCAAAATGGGATGGACAAAAGGGAATCCGGGGAATGCTAAGTTACCTTTATTAAGTAATGGGGATTGGAATAAGGTTGCTCAGCGTGTTGCCGCGCAATCTGTGATTAGTTCAACCGTGAATACCACGATCCAAGGTGGCAGTTTTACCGATAACTTTAAGAGTGCCTTACTCAGTAATATCGGGAGTCAAATTAATGCCGAAGGTGCCAAGCTAATTGGAGATAAAGGGGACATCTTAGGTCATTCAGGCAAGCTTTTAGGCCACTCTGTAGTTTCGGGGATTAGCGCTGAAATTGCAGGCAGAAATGCAAAAGGGGCTATAGTTGGTAGTCTTGCTGTTCAGTTAGCTGGGATCACACTAAACAACAATTTGATCAATGAAAAAGAATGGCAAAAAGATTCTGAGAAATACGCTCAATTATCCCGCGTGTTAGGGGGATTTGCGGGTGCAATATTCACAGGTAATGCCGGAGGGGTCTACAGTGGTGCGGACTCGGGAGAAAGTACCTTCAGGTTTAATCACTTACTTCATGAACTTGCAATGGATTTTGATAATGAAATGCAAAAGTGTGCTGGTAATACAAACTGCGAAGCTACACAAATAAAAAAATATGCTATGTTCAGCTTAATAAACAGTGGCAATTTAGATGTAGAAATAACTAATAACCCATTAGTTACACAAGATATCACTAAAACGAGAATATCAAATGCATTTGATTTAGCTAAAAGGCCTTACTGGGCTAGTTATCTAGGTTTTGATGTCATGTAA
- a CDS encoding zinc ABC transporter substrate-binding protein, whose amino-acid sequence MTKNEIYVDMLFWILPYIRNIQSQDKKIKSKDLSCYYESELIHNLPNKILTNEFTSSDISFLNYQAKYYYENCTPKISVLYSKNIEYIRMLFILVPDELKDQLTWSGPKNNSIINQETN is encoded by the coding sequence ATGACAAAAAATGAAATATATGTAGACATGTTATTTTGGATCCTTCCATACATAAGAAATATTCAATCTCAGGATAAAAAAATAAAATCTAAGGATTTATCATGTTATTATGAATCTGAGCTAATACATAACTTACCAAATAAAATTCTAACGAATGAGTTCACTAGTAGTGATATATCATTTTTAAACTACCAAGCTAAATACTATTATGAAAATTGCACTCCGAAAATCAGTGTGCTTTACTCAAAAAATATAGAATATATTAGAATGTTATTTATTTTAGTACCTGATGAGTTAAAGGATCAACTAACTTGGTCAGGTCCAAAAAATAATTCTATAATTAATCAAGAAACGAATTAG
- a CDS encoding BCCT family transporter, whose protein sequence is MSQIDTDSKKIRSKISPPVFYSSAIIILVIVGFAALMPKVAESHLSHLQQNLFNNASWFYILAVAIVLLSVTYLGLSRYGQIKLGPDHAQPNFSYVSWFAMLFSAGMGIGLMFFGVAEPVMHYLNPPVGEPQTIEAAKEAMRLTFFHWGLHAWAIYAIVALILAFFSYRHGLPLTLRSALYPIIGDRIYGPIGHAVDVFAVVGTVFGVATSLGFGVLQVNAGMNHLFGLPVNEMVQVGLIIAFTGLATISVVSGLDKGIRILSELNLGLAFLLLLLVVILGPTVLLLKSFVENTGGYLSEIVSKTFNLYAYEPKSSSWLGGWTLLYWGWWLSWSPFVGMFIARISRGRSIREFVMGVLFVPAGFTLMWMTFFGNTAIDLIKNKGATLLAETVQADVSLALFEFLNYFPFSSVLSFFAMLMVIVFFVTSADSGAMVVDTLASGGDSNTPVWQRIFWAGLMGVVAITMLLAGGLQALQTLTIASALPFAAVLLVSIYGLFKALRVDAYKRDSQQLATIAPTASRNPIPWQRRLRNIVYFPKRAHVKRFMEESVKPSMEMVSEELAKQGTVCHIHTDKDDRIGFEVDLGDDMNFFYEVRLRYYIQPSFALSGMGTETDEEKSEEQRYYRAEIHLKEGGQDYDVMGWAKEQIIHDILDQYEKHIHFLHLLGK, encoded by the coding sequence ATGAGTCAAATTGATACTGATTCTAAAAAAATTCGTTCTAAAATTAGTCCCCCTGTGTTTTATAGCTCTGCCATCATTATTTTGGTTATCGTAGGCTTTGCCGCTTTGATGCCAAAAGTCGCAGAATCTCATCTAAGTCATCTTCAACAAAATTTATTTAATAACGCTAGCTGGTTCTACATTCTTGCCGTTGCTATTGTTCTTTTGAGTGTGACTTATCTGGGACTCTCTCGTTATGGGCAAATAAAATTGGGGCCAGACCACGCCCAACCCAATTTTAGCTATGTGTCATGGTTTGCTATGCTTTTCTCCGCAGGTATGGGAATTGGGTTAATGTTTTTTGGGGTTGCTGAACCTGTAATGCATTACCTAAACCCGCCAGTTGGTGAACCGCAAACCATTGAAGCTGCTAAAGAAGCGATGCGTTTAACCTTCTTCCATTGGGGGTTACATGCATGGGCGATTTACGCCATTGTCGCATTAATTTTAGCATTTTTTAGTTATCGCCACGGCCTACCTCTGACATTACGTTCAGCCCTTTACCCTATTATTGGTGATCGAATTTATGGCCCTATTGGCCATGCAGTTGATGTGTTTGCTGTTGTCGGTACCGTATTTGGTGTCGCGACCTCATTAGGGTTTGGCGTATTACAGGTCAATGCTGGGATGAACCATTTATTTGGTTTGCCCGTTAATGAAATGGTACAAGTCGGGTTAATTATTGCTTTTACTGGTTTAGCGACTATTTCTGTCGTCTCTGGACTAGATAAAGGGATCCGTATTTTATCTGAACTCAACCTTGGCTTAGCATTTCTATTATTGCTGCTTGTGGTGATTTTAGGTCCTACTGTATTACTATTAAAATCTTTTGTAGAAAATACTGGCGGTTATTTATCTGAAATAGTCAGTAAAACGTTTAATCTTTACGCCTATGAACCCAAATCAAGCAGTTGGTTAGGTGGTTGGACGCTACTGTACTGGGGGTGGTGGTTATCTTGGTCGCCATTTGTCGGTATGTTTATTGCCCGTATTTCTCGCGGCCGTAGCATTCGTGAATTTGTTATGGGAGTACTGTTTGTCCCCGCAGGTTTCACATTGATGTGGATGACATTCTTCGGTAACACAGCGATTGACTTGATTAAAAATAAAGGCGCAACATTATTAGCCGAAACTGTTCAAGCGGACGTATCTCTCGCTTTGTTTGAATTCCTTAATTATTTTCCATTCTCTTCGGTCTTATCTTTCTTCGCCATGCTAATGGTTATTGTGTTTTTTGTGACTTCAGCGGATTCAGGAGCCATGGTCGTTGACACGCTAGCCTCTGGAGGCGATTCTAACACGCCAGTTTGGCAACGTATCTTCTGGGCAGGTTTGATGGGAGTTGTTGCCATTACCATGCTACTCGCAGGTGGTTTGCAAGCCTTACAGACACTCACCATTGCGAGTGCTCTGCCCTTTGCTGCCGTTTTGCTTGTCTCCATTTATGGGTTATTTAAAGCCTTACGCGTCGACGCTTATAAGCGAGATAGCCAGCAATTAGCCACCATCGCCCCTACCGCTAGCCGTAACCCGATTCCGTGGCAGCGACGCTTGCGTAACATTGTCTATTTCCCTAAACGTGCACATGTTAAGCGTTTTATGGAAGAATCTGTGAAGCCATCCATGGAAATGGTGTCTGAAGAACTCGCTAAGCAAGGTACTGTGTGCCATATCCATACCGATAAAGATGACCGAATTGGGTTTGAAGTCGATTTAGGCGACGATATGAACTTTTTCTATGAAGTTCGCCTCCGTTACTATATTCAACCGTCATTTGCGTTATCGGGTATGGGTACTGAAACAGATGAAGAAAAAAGCGAAGAACAACGCTACTATCGCGCTGAAATTCACTTAAAAGAAGGTGGGCAAGACTACGATGTGATGGGCTGGGCAAAAGAGCAGATCATTCACGATATTCTTGATCAGTACGAAAAACATATTCACTTCTTACACTTATTGGGTAAGTAG
- a CDS encoding DksA/TraR family C4-type zinc finger protein, with amino-acid sequence MANGWANEDAVQEQIDATLDDAVAQARRQLHSGESAEFCEECGEAIPEARRLALAGVKFCINCQNELDKKQSTFSGYNRRGSKDSQLR; translated from the coding sequence ATGGCAAATGGCTGGGCAAATGAAGATGCTGTTCAAGAACAAATTGATGCCACTCTCGATGATGCGGTAGCGCAAGCGCGTCGCCAATTGCACTCAGGTGAAAGTGCCGAGTTTTGTGAAGAGTGTGGTGAGGCAATTCCTGAGGCTCGCCGTTTAGCATTAGCCGGCGTTAAATTCTGTATTAACTGCCAAAATGAATTAGATAAAAAACAATCTACATTTAGCGGCTATAATCGGCGTGGCAGTAAGGATAGCCAATTACGCTAA
- a CDS encoding GNAT family N-acetyltransferase, which translates to MQIKYSIGYANPELLTDAFNLRQQVFTQEQGFPADIDVDEYDESALHVVLYLEGQPAAVLRCVLLDDNLIKVGRVAVQKPHRGKGLGRELMKFVEQYGRSHHYRRIALSAQHTAIDFYHTLGYQTEGEMYDEEGMDHIYMTLSLEL; encoded by the coding sequence ATGCAAATTAAATATAGCATTGGGTATGCAAACCCAGAACTCCTTACCGATGCCTTCAACCTGCGCCAACAAGTTTTTACTCAAGAGCAAGGGTTTCCCGCTGATATCGATGTCGATGAATATGATGAGTCCGCATTACATGTCGTTTTGTATTTAGAAGGACAGCCTGCTGCGGTATTACGTTGTGTGCTACTTGACGATAACCTCATCAAAGTAGGCCGCGTTGCAGTACAAAAACCACACCGTGGTAAAGGGCTAGGACGTGAATTAATGAAATTTGTAGAGCAATATGGCCGTTCCCATCATTACCGTAGGATTGCGCTCTCAGCACAACATACTGCCATTGATTTTTACCATACTCTGGGGTACCAAACTGAAGGAGAAATGTATGATGAAGAGGGAATGGACCACATTTATATGACATTATCTTTAGAGTTATAA
- a CDS encoding DUF421 domain-containing protein, which translates to MAYYYSLIILKFIIGFAIVITHMNLSGKTQLSQMTPIDFIGNFVLGGIIGGVIYSDTIPLYQYVIILIIGVLFISFLNFLTKRFNFFRNVAIGNPIPIIKKGQFIMENILEKANKIDLINISSRIHAQGIHSFQEIYYAQIEPDGQLTIICDEKNMPSVILIKEGVIRSYGLESIERDEAWLIQQIELQGIESINDIFLAEFWRGEVTFILRDGKINRKGAQHLKVIA; encoded by the coding sequence ATGGCGTACTATTATTCGTTGATTATTTTAAAATTTATTATCGGTTTTGCCATTGTTATCACTCATATGAATCTATCGGGGAAAACACAGCTTTCCCAAATGACTCCTATTGATTTTATTGGTAATTTTGTCTTAGGGGGCATTATTGGTGGGGTGATTTACAGTGATACTATCCCATTGTACCAGTATGTGATTATTTTAATTATTGGTGTTTTGTTTATAAGCTTTTTGAACTTTTTAACAAAAAGATTTAATTTTTTTCGTAATGTGGCCATTGGTAATCCCATACCCATTATTAAAAAAGGCCAATTTATAATGGAAAACATCTTAGAAAAAGCCAATAAGATAGACCTCATCAATATTTCATCTCGAATTCATGCACAAGGCATTCACTCCTTTCAAGAAATTTATTATGCGCAAATAGAACCTGATGGGCAGCTAACCATTATTTGTGATGAAAAAAATATGCCATCAGTGATCCTGATAAAAGAAGGGGTAATTAGAAGCTATGGTTTGGAATCTATCGAAAGAGACGAGGCTTGGTTAATACAGCAAATTGAATTACAAGGTATTGAATCAATAAACGATATTTTCTTAGCTGAATTTTGGCGTGGTGAAGTCACGTTCATTTTGCGAGATGGTAAAATAAACCGCAAGGGTGCACAGCACCTGAAAGTTATAGCTTAA
- the cptA gene encoding phosphoethanolamine transferase CptA codes for MGNTTHSEKFSWISLLWLLIYFWYFSSLLQLYVLVTGQSNSIGLRDSLLYSSLWLIPALLFPKKVKLIAGVIGIVLWLSSVVALAYFVVYGHQISQSVMFVMFETNTNEAGEFLKQYFSFKVLGVILAYTVVAIFLWTRLKPVTLPKPGRIGISLLILVILFGIPYYNKGIKQDRPIANVASYLNSKLAYAAPWQFVSGYLLYKNQLANMEELIRDNSKIPPLENFVDANGDTPRTFVLVIGESTSRDRMSLYGYSRPTTPELDELANDYPANLSVFNDVVTSRPYTIEALQQILTFATQTEPELFNSRPSIMNMMKQAGFKTFWITNQQTMTERNTLLTAFSRQTDKQYYLNNDMAQSSRIYDDVVFSPFKEALADPAEKKFIVVHLLGTHMRYEFRYPEDKAIFKDKDSVVPANLNDDEVKDYNAYDNAQYYNDYVVSTLIKDFDSSKENGFLVFFSDHGEDVYDTPPHKMLGRSEGKPSKVIYNVPFLVWQSPEWLSTHQFDLNDKTARPFSNMDFIYAWSDLAGLNYTGFEPEKSLFNEAFKPQPRYIGDPDNKSSLMLYDDLKQ; via the coding sequence ATGGGTAACACTACACACTCAGAAAAATTTAGCTGGATCTCACTGCTCTGGTTACTAATCTACTTTTGGTATTTTTCATCCCTATTACAACTGTATGTGCTAGTAACAGGGCAAAGTAATTCCATTGGCCTAAGAGATTCACTACTCTACAGCTCTCTTTGGTTGATCCCTGCCCTACTTTTTCCTAAAAAAGTTAAGCTAATTGCAGGAGTAATTGGGATTGTTTTATGGCTTTCCTCGGTTGTTGCTCTCGCTTATTTTGTTGTTTATGGGCACCAAATATCACAAAGTGTCATGTTTGTGATGTTTGAAACCAATACCAATGAAGCAGGCGAATTCCTTAAACAATATTTTAGTTTCAAAGTATTAGGTGTCATACTCGCTTACACGGTCGTCGCTATCTTCCTTTGGACGCGCCTAAAACCGGTAACATTACCAAAACCAGGGCGCATCGGTATTTCATTGCTGATTTTAGTTATTTTGTTCGGAATTCCTTATTATAACAAAGGCATTAAACAAGACCGGCCAATAGCTAATGTCGCATCTTATTTGAATAGTAAACTCGCCTATGCTGCACCATGGCAGTTTGTTAGTGGTTACCTTTTATATAAAAACCAGCTGGCAAACATGGAGGAGTTAATCCGCGACAACAGTAAAATTCCACCATTAGAAAACTTCGTCGATGCAAACGGTGACACCCCCCGCACATTTGTGTTAGTGATTGGTGAGTCCACCAGCCGCGATAGAATGAGCCTATATGGCTATTCACGCCCAACCACCCCTGAGTTAGATGAGCTAGCTAACGATTACCCTGCTAATTTATCTGTATTCAATGATGTGGTGACATCACGACCTTATACTATTGAGGCACTACAACAAATTCTGACGTTTGCGACACAAACAGAGCCTGAACTGTTCAATTCACGCCCTTCTATCATGAACATGATGAAGCAAGCAGGTTTTAAAACGTTTTGGATCACTAACCAGCAGACAATGACTGAGCGTAATACCTTATTAACGGCGTTCTCTCGCCAAACAGATAAGCAATATTATTTGAACAATGACATGGCGCAAAGCTCACGTATTTATGATGACGTGGTTTTTTCTCCATTCAAAGAAGCGCTTGCAGACCCTGCAGAAAAGAAATTTATTGTTGTCCATCTGTTAGGAACCCATATGCGCTATGAATTCCGCTACCCAGAAGATAAAGCTATTTTCAAAGATAAAGACAGCGTGGTTCCAGCGAATCTAAATGATGATGAAGTAAAAGATTACAATGCTTATGATAACGCGCAATATTATAACGACTATGTTGTTTCAACATTAATCAAGGACTTTGATTCTTCAAAAGAAAATGGTTTTCTGGTGTTTTTCTCAGACCACGGTGAAGACGTTTATGATACCCCGCCTCATAAAATGTTAGGGCGCAGCGAAGGAAAGCCGAGTAAAGTCATTTACAATGTGCCTTTCCTAGTTTGGCAGTCACCTGAGTGGTTATCAACTCATCAATTTGATTTAAATGATAAAACAGCCCGACCATTCAGTAATATGGACTTTATCTATGCGTGGTCTGATTTAGCAGGTTTAAACTATACCGGGTTTGAGCCCGAAAAAAGCCTGTTTAATGAGGCATTTAAACCTCAACCTCGTTACATTGGTGACCCAGATAATAAATCCTCATTAATGCTTTATGATGATTTAAAACAATAA